The Tenebrio molitor chromosome 3, icTenMoli1.1, whole genome shotgun sequence genome contains a region encoding:
- the LOC138125837 gene encoding putative uncharacterized protein DDB_G0279653 produces MHPRVSSVIQWLTNMKGVSAFIFIAALGCSWAQFQFLNHRPFPMYSLENMPDTMFSCRDKILGGYYADVETMCQMFHICVKVAGVGVQDFRFLCPNGTAFDQDHQICAEWEDVDCDISTLYYSSDNFDLYRIGSGFESKAVKYGEDEETFALQRAETGDARLNRDHQSERVNQHKEQAPLRKNRPQNNFNNNNNNNNNNKNNNNDRDIFKGSSSSNFFNNKNGGKETEDDYDDNVNANQDNDQFQKKKLVRKQQRRPAQNDNGQYNNNQNNNQQNRRPAQNDFQNGNRQQNRQQQNNDFQNGNRQNDYQNNRQQQNNRQQQNDHQNNRQQQNDHQNNRQQQNDYQNNRQQQNGNRQQQQNNRPVQNNDYQNNRQQQNDYQGNRQQQNDYQNNRQQQNTDHQNRQQNNNRPQDNYQNNNRQQSNNRGQNNDQSNRQQQNRQSQNNDHQNNNRQQQNFEAQTYRPSRPTGFVNNFAGSSYVPTTPRPVSTTSLAETNKPRNGQRQQYNNADSFRQTQNSPTPSYTISTPAPFKQSQQYNSPPSRQTTQNNYNNGQYNPTTQAPQKETENYPVNFPKQSYNKPTENYPTTRFTQKQTESYSTQAPSTRNNQFSTHYDIPKVKPTENYPTQTTANRNNQFNNQYNAPKSKATENYPTQAPVSRNSQYNNQYNAPKSKATENYPTQAPVSRNNQYNTQYNVPKSKPTENYPTQPPKVTQFNTHYDIPKVKSTKQSDFPSTPFKNDYSTQFSKKPTTPVKQTDNYPTTFAPKFNKSPSQSSNYPSTFAPRTNSAYTQISQQTTQYNSQNNFNHQQQHSTPRTTPFTQYTPTVPKISSTTPVARSNRFDETQYDDGSYNSKYDRNEDEFLKTAHSQNIASSRNEYSKSTKNVSPSTQKPHFESPRPFSVSPNTPKATDYPKSTPRPFNNNKNNNNNNKNQGGSSNNNNNNNKNLGGSSNKKVKDASYDYAYYDTNVGSEPEYEIDTEIKKAAVKN; encoded by the exons ATGCATCCGAGAGTCTCTTCAGTCATTCAGTGGCTTACCAACATGAAGGGTGTCAGTGCGTTTATATTTATAG CCGCGTTGGGCTGCTCCTGGGCCCAGTTCCAGTTCCTGAACCACCGCCCCTTCCCGATGTACAGCCTGGAGAACATGCCCGACACGATGTTCTCCTGCCGGGACAAAATCCTGGGGGGCTATTACGCGGACGTGGAGACGATGTGTCAGATGTTCCACATCTGCGTGAAGGTCGCCGGCGTCGGG GTGCAAGACTTCCGGTTTCTCTGTCCCAACGGAACGGCGTTCGACCAAGACCACCAGATCTGCGCCGAATGGGAGGACGTCGATTGCGACATCTCCACATTGTACTACTCCAGCGACAACTTCGACCTTTACCGCATCGGATCAG GTTTTGAGTCAAAAGCTGTGAAATACGGTGAAGATGAAGAAACGTTCGCTCTTCAACGCGCGGAGACAGGAGATGCCAGGCTGAATCGAGACCACCAGTCCGAGAGGGTCAACCAGCACAAGGAACAAGCCCCACTGAGGAAGAACAGGCCCCAGAACAacttcaacaacaacaacaacaataacaacaacaacaagaaTAATAACAATGACAGGGATATATTTAAGGGATCCAGCAGCTCGAATTTCTTTAACAACAAGAATGGTGGCAAGGAAACTGAAGATGATTATGATGATAACGTCAACGCGAACCAGGACAATGATCAGTtccagaagaagaaattggTGAGGAAGCAGCAGAGAAGACCTGCTCAGAATGACAATGGACAGTACAACAATAATCAGAATAATAATCAGCAGAATCGCAGACCTGCGCAGAATGATTTCCAGAATGGAAATCGTCAGCAGAATAGACAGCAGCAGAACAACGATTTCCAGAACGGCAATCGTCAAAACGACTATCAAAACAATCGTCAACAGCAGAACAATCGCCAGCAGCAGAACGATCATCAAAACAATCGCCAACAGCAGAACGATCATCAAAACAATCGCCAACAACAGAACGATTATCAAAATAATCGCCAACAGCAGAATGGTAATCGCCAACAGCAACAAAATAATAGACCTGTCCAAAACAACGATTATCAAAATAACCGCCAGCAACAGAACGATTATCAAGGCAATCGTCAACAACAGAACGACTATCAAAACAATCGCCAACAGCAAAATACCGATCACCAAAACAGGCAACAGAATAATAACAGGCCTCAAGACAACTACCAGAACAACAACCGTCAACAATCGAACAACAGAGGTCAAAACAATGACCAGAGCAATCGGCAACAACAAAACAGGCAATCCCAAAACAATGACCATCAAAATAACAACCGGCAACAACAGAATTTCGAGGCGCAAACTTACCGCCCCAGTCGTCCCACCGGATTTGTCAACAACTTTGCCGGAAGCAGTTACGTGCCGACAACTCCTCGCCCTGTCAGTACAACCAGTCTTGCCGAAACTAACAAACCCAGAAATGGTCAGCGACAACAGTACAACAACGCTGACAGTTTCAGACAGACCCAGAACTCGCCTACTCCCTCTTACACGATAAGCACTCCGGCTCCATTCAAGCAGAGTCAGCAGTACAACAGTCCGCCTAGCAGACAAACCACCCAGAACAACTACAACAACGGGCAGTACAACCCCACGACGCAAGCGCCGCAAAAAGAGACGGAGAACTATCCGGTGAATTTCCCCAAACAGTCGTACAACAAGCCCACTGAAAACTATCCGACCACGAGGTTTACGCAAAAGCAGACAGAAAGTTATTCTACTCAAGCTCCGTCGACGAGAAATAATCAATTCAGTACTCACTACGATATACCTAAGGTGAAACCGACTGAGAACTACCCTACTCAGACCACAGCGAACAGGAACAATCAATTTAACAATCAGTACAACGCACCTAAGAGCAAGGCGACTGAGAATTATCCGACTCAAGCGCCGGTCAGTCGAAACAGTCAGTACAACAACCAGTACAACGCACCTAAGAGCAAGGCGACTGAGAATTATCCGACTCAAGCCCCGGTCAGTCGAAACAATCAGTACAACACCCAGTACAACGTGCCTAAGAGCAAGCCGACCGAGAACTACCCGACTCAACCCCCTAAAGTTACCCAGTTCAACACCCACTACGACATCCCTAAAGTAAAGTCGACGAAACAGAGCGACTTCCCTAGTACTCCGTTCAAAAACGATTACTCGACGCAATTCAGCAAGAAACCGACAACTCCCGTCAAGCAGACAGACAACTACCCCACCACCTTCGCCCCCAAGTTTAACAAGTCTCCCTCGCAGTCCAGCAACTACCCCTCGACGTTCGCCCCTCGTACCAACTCCGCCTACACGCAGATCTCCCAACAGACGACGCAGTACAACTCGCAGAACAACTTCAACCATCAGCAGCAACACAGCACTCCGAGAACGACTCCCTTCACGCAGTACACCCCAACAGTGCCGAAGATCTCGTCGACGACTCCCGTGGCGCGGTCCAACAGGTTCGACGAGACGCAGTACGATGACGGTTCCTACAATTCCAAGTACGACAGGAACGAGGATGAGTTCTTGAAGACGGCTCACAGCCAGAATATCGCCAGTAGCAGGAACGAGTACTCCAAGTCTACCAAGAATGTGTCGCCGTCCACGCAGAAACCGCATTTCGAGTCGCCGAGGCCATTCTCCGTCAGTCCCAACACGCCCAAAGCGACGGACTACCCCAAGTCCACCCCCAGGCCATTCAACAACAATaagaacaacaacaacaacaacaagaaTCAGGGAGGTTCGAgcaataacaacaacaacaacaacaagaaTCTGGGAGGATCGAGCAACAAGAAGGTCAAGGATGCCAGTTATGATTATGCGTATTATGACACGAACGTGGGGAGCGAGCCAGAGTACGAGATCGACACGGAGATCAAGAAGGCAGCGGTGAAGAATTAG
- the Cchl gene encoding holocytochrome c-type synthase has protein sequence MGNTVSAAEIAATQIVHPNASAEIHKRGDFEKEQIRAYELKNIPAECPMHKKIGSGECPINQGQGDVNPLNMMGPANQNPSPGQPFPLPTHRQVSNIPKAIVKEGESQFWVYPSQQMFWNAMLRKGWRWKDDDLKPKDMDDIIKIHNANNEQAWLEVLKWEALHAKECGDPKLKSFGGLATTYSPRARIRWLLGYELPFDRHDWIVDRCGKEVRYIIDYYDGGVVDQKYQFALLDVRPAMDSFENIWDRMTVAWWRWRYGD, from the exons ATGGGGAATACGGTGTCCGCAGCGGAGATAGCGGCCACTCAGATCGTCCACCCGAACGCGTCAGCAGAAATACACAAGCGCGGCGATTTTGAAAAGGAGCAGATTCGCGCCTACGAGTTGAAAAACATCCCGGCGGAATGCCCGATGCACAAGAAGATTGGGTCGGGGGAGTGTCCCATCAATCAGGGGCAAGGCGACGTCAATCCGTTGAATATG ATGGGCCCCGCTAATCAGAATCCGTCGCCAGGACAGCCGTTCCCGCTACCGACACACCGACAAGTCTCCAACATTCCTAAAGCTATAGTCAAAGAAGGGGAGAGTCAGTTTTGGGTGTACCCCAGTCAACAA ATGTTTTGGAATGCCATGTTGAGGAAAGGGTGGCGCTGGAAGGACGACGACCTCAAACCAAAAGACATGGATGACATCATTAAAATTCACAACGCGAATAACGAGCAAGCCTGGTTGGAAGTGTTAAAGTGGGAGGCTCTGCATGCCAAAGAGTGTGGAGATCCTAA attaaaaagttttggGGGTCTGGCAACAACCTACAGTCCTAGAGCCAGAATCAGGTGGTTGTTAGGTTATGAGTTGCCATTTGACAGGCACGACTGGATTGTTGACAGATGCGGTAAAGAGGTTAGGTACATTATCGACTATTACGACGGCGGGGTCGTCGACCAGAAGTATCAATTTGCCCTGTTGGACGTCAGACCGGCAATGGATAG CTTCGAAAATATCTGGGATAGGATGACTGTGGCGTGGTGGAGATGGAGGTATGGAGATTGA
- the LOC138125834 gene encoding serine-rich adhesin for platelets-like — protein sequence MPCYTRMKTINLRGLLWLYLLGVACMALSSEPGYLDFDNLPDTNFSCVGKVIGGYYADLETNCQMFHVCTIGQLDEPMDIRFLCLNGTVFDQETRVCERIDEVDCSKSEQFYSLNLELYGNTQPSLSEDNSETDPPIIIKASTTTTTTTTTTTPRPKTKTTRTQYFTTSTVTTAPKVISTHHFPISSRPDIRFNPEEINISLNPVAPPSIRTKTVTFQQQVFSNSDGNKKTVVSAHTNYGTPDKEELLRVVPHTPRPQVSSTQKVKVQPPATPVDINYGFTYQTENNNQEYHTETPHNYQYHHSNVPILRHGQFRNQFKTTTYRTEHVSTTRQHPYNSHKEPTTFRTTYVSSLKPVLYQTYGTEKPQKVQLPLPLLPTLPPLTFSSPAPFTLGHHIETKRYTNDHQAPPRIIISASASVSDASGRRLNYSLGTIGVSPLLEEPPKSYDEYKDHDVVLDPFYHDVPKIKHKRRKRQVKHSDVIRNEQEAVDVLKFLFDWYQSHEKTSSTVKVPIDPEDITEINEQLAPIVESPELADNQTRDGVEEVEKGGSGDNFRESALFKRKSKFNIVGDVLSVTEKEQVVTTTTDAPVTSSNLENEDYVDDNYEAVTHNMLENEKKEEEEGLDDDRADGTEERATEVDEELDENEKEDVGALEKEEEDGGLDEIGGGDKTYVDQGQVEEEPKGRELDEEYVEELDKDESGTGNLHEEIGEKLKEEKSGLDEEENITELETEQEDEKKFTTTEEARKEDQNEDNMETTTKNEELSTTELPTTTITMSTTTTTTTTTTENPWFAQRRSRERARQAKIMNESKKKYSSSYLSRLRPRIHPRGRTTSTTEAQKVEDLKETTVSAPEAKLDSLSAATHDGAVRMSTEAAKIETMSKKAETERPKSRTTSTTEAQKETTVSTPGAKLDSLSAASHDGAVRMTTEAAKIETVSKKAETERPRSRTTSTTEAQKVEDVKETTVSTPEAKLDSLSAATHDGAVRMSTEAAKIEESSKKVEISTVASTEGHLDSLSVESKNVLVTTTSKPKESEVLDEETEKESHEFVNVSETKQESKVDDSTVDDVEESTTEAGQRENVLQNETTTIREESQVVEDLLEKEEDSELGLEERSRSRLDSSDEDVLETTTPIEDVLVETGEVPKSENDESETTTKVPTESSKDTDGEDEYEDDDEYEDDDGYEDEKALLSNPKQGTTPEVPEEDEVETETIASTSEATSTTTTATRESSDNDEFEEADYALDEETTPPPVEVRSTTEFEDMDESTTETQTEPSTSTTTATTTTTTTTTTASIYEKSTASTEEFTLFSTVKDNFESTTEPVTEITATNLTPADSTTTEMSPTRPRGRGTNRRTRPPRTRSSASYRRPNPRHRFSTEVFTSKPSRRKIAIEEEIIEALTTQLTTTESLSGKEIDSTSKIHTTTTVEYSEDVPATDAPLFKSANPTQAESAKESLHTTPLSMVYKLHVRKEKLKSYIFNCFGKAINKFYSDPRDCRLFHYCTSGYTKNQLLDMKFVCDLGTYFDDKKLICTKVKPERCL from the exons GTCTGCTATGGCTGTACCTTTTGGGCGTCGCTTGTATGGCGTTGTCATCGGAACCAGGC TACTTGGACTTCGACAACCTCCCCGACACGAACTTCTCGTGCGTCGGAAAGGTCATAGGCGGCTACTACGCGGACTTGGAGACCAACTGCCAGATGTTTCACGTTTGCACCATCGGCCAGCTGGACGAACCCATGGACATCCGGTTCCTGTGCCTCAACGGTACCGTCTTCGACCAG GAGACCCGAGTCTGCGAGAGGATCGACGAGGTCGACTGCTCCAAATCCGAGCAGTTCTACAGCCTCAATCTGGAGCTGTACGGCAACACCCAGCCGTCTTTGTCGGAAG ATAACTCCGAGACCGACCCGCCCATCATCATCAAGGCCTCgaccaccaccaccaccaccaccacgACCACCACTCCTCGGCCCAAGACGAAGACGACGCGCACGCAGTACTTCACGACGTCGACGGTGACGACGGCGCCTAAAGTGATCTCGACGCACCACTTCCCGATCTCGAGCAGACCGGATATCAGGTTCAACCCGGAAGAGATCAAcatcagtttgaatccggTGGCCCCGCCCAGCATCCGGACCAAGACGGTCACTTTCCAGCAGCAAGTCTTCAGCAACAGCGACGGCAACAAGAAGACGGTGGTGTCCGCGCACACCAACTACGGCACTCCCGACAAGGAGGAGTTGTTGAGGGTGGTACCGCACACCCCGCGCCCTCAAGTGTCGTCGACACAGAAGGTCAAAGTCCAGCCGCCGGCGACTCCGGTTGACATCAACTACGGGTTCACTTACCAGACCGAGAACAACAACCAGGAGTACCACACCGAGACGCCGCACAACTACCAGTACCATCACTCGAATGTCCCCATTTTGAGACACGGACAGTTTAGGAACCAGTTCAAAACAACGACGTATCGCACCGAACACGTGTCCACCACCCGCCAACACCCCTACAACAGTCACAAAGAACCCACCACGTTCAGAACCACGTACGTGTCATCGCTCAAACCAGTACTGTACCAGACCTATGGTACCGAGAAACCCCAAAAGGTCCAGCTGCCGCTGCCCCTGCTGCCGACGCTGCCACCTCTGACCTTTAGTTCGCCGGCACCGTTCACTTTGGGCCACCACATCGAGACCAAGAGATACACGAATGACCACCAAGCACCCCCGAGAATCATCATCAGTGCTAGTGCTAGCGTGAGCGATGCTAGCGGCAGAAGGTTGAACTACTCGTTGGGTACGATCGGAGTGAGTCCACTGTTGGAGGAACCGCCAAAGTCCTACGACGAGTACAAGGACCACGATGTGGTACTCGATCCGTTCTACCACGACGTACCAAAAATCAAACACAAGAGGCGCAAGAGACAGGTCAAGCATTCGGACGTGATACGCAACGAACAAGAGGCTGTCGACGTGTTGAAGTTTTTGTTTGATTGGTACCAGAGTCACGAGAAGACGAGTAGTACCGTCAAGGTACCAATAGATCCGGAAGATATTACCGAAATCAACGAACAGCTGGCGCCTATTGTGGAGAGTCCGGAGTTGGCGGACAATCAGACTAGGGATGGAGTAGAAGAAGTTGAAAAAGGAGGAAGTGGTGACAATTTCCGGGAGAGCGCTCTGTTTAAGAGAAAGAGTAAGTTCAATATTGTCGGGGACGTTCTCAGTGTTACGGAAAAAGAGCAAGTTGTTACCACGACGACAGATGCTCCTGTTACTTCTTCGAACTTAGAAAATGAAGATTATGTGGATGATAATTACGAAGCTGTGACACACAatatgttagaaaatgagaagaAAGAGGAAGAAGAAGGGTTGGATGATGATCGAGCAGATGGTACAGAAGAACGGGCAACAGAAGTAGATGAAGAGTTGGATGAAAATGAGAAAGAAGATGTTGGAGCTttggaaaaagaagaagaggATGGTGGATTGGATGAAATTGGTGGAGGTGATAAGACGTATGTAGATCAAGGGCAAGTTGAAGAAGAGCCAAAAGGAAGAGAACTTGATGAAGAATATGTAGAAGAATTAGATAAAGATGAGAGTGGGACGGGGAATTTACACGAAGAGATTGGTGAGAaattaaaagaagaaaaaagtggattagatgaagaagaaaatatCACAGAACTAGAAACAGAACAGGAAGATGAGAAGAAATTTACTACTACAGAAGAAGCCAGAAAGGAAGATCAGAACGAGGATAATATGGAGACGACCACTAAAAATGAAGAACTGTCAACAACAGAACTTCCTACAACCACAATAACTATGTCTACAACGACAACCACGACCACCACCACAACGGAAAATCCTTGGTTTGCTCAAAGACGCAGCAGAGAACGTGCTCGTCAAGCGAAAATCATGAACGAAAGCAAGAAAAAGTACTCTTCGTCATATTTATCGAGATTGAGACCAAGGATTCATCCGAGGGGTAGAACTACAAGTACCACAGAAGCACAGAAGGTTGAAGATCTGAAAGAAACAACTGTCTCTGCTCCGGAAGCAAAATTAGACAGTTTATCGGCTGCTACTCACGATGGTGCTGTAAGAATGAGCACAGAAGcagcaaaaattgaaacaatgaGTAAAAAAGCTGAAACGGAGAGACCGAAGAGTAGAACTACAAGTACCACAGAAGCACAGAAGGAAACAACTGTCTCTACTCCGGGCGCAAAATTAGACAGTTTATCTGCTGCTAGTCATGATGGTGCAGTTAGAATGACCACAGAAGCAGCAAAGATTGAAACAGTGAGTAAAAAAGCTGAAACGGAGAGACCGAGGAGTAGAACTACAAGTACCACAGAAGCACAGAAGGTTGAAGATGTGAAAGAAACAACTGTCTCTACTCCGGAGGCAAAGTTAGATAGTTTATCGGCTGCTACTCACGATGGTGCAGTTAGAATGAGCACAGAAGCAGCAAAGATTGAAGAATCGAGTAAAAAGGTTGAAATAAGCACTGTTGCGTCTACGGAGGGACACCTAGATAGTTTGTCAGttgaaagtaaaaatgttttggtaACTACGACTTCGAAACCAAAGGAATCAGAAGTTTTAGACGAAGAAACCGAAAAAGAAAGTCACGAATTTGTGAATGTTAGTGAAACAAAACAAGAGTCTAAAGTTGATGATTCTACCGTGGACGATGTAGAGGAAAGCACAACTGAAGCCGGTCAAAGGGAAAATGTACTTCAAAATGAAACAACAACCATCAGAGAAGAGTCTCAAGTTGTTGAAGATTTGCTTGAGAAGGAAGAAGATTCAGAATTAGGACTAGAAGAGAGAAGTAGAAGTAGATTGGATAGTTCTGATGAAGATGTGTTGGAGACCACAACTCCAATCGAAGATGTTTTGGTCGAAACGGGTGAAGTACCAAAGAGTGAAAATGACGAGAGCGAGACGACTACGAAAGTACCTACAGAATCGAGTAAGGATACAGATGGTGAAGATGAATATGAAGATGATGATGAATATGAAGATGACGATGGATATGAAGATGAAAAAGCGCTGTTGTCGAATCCAAAACAAGGTACTACTCCTGAAGTGCCCGAAGAAGATGAAGTTGAAACTGAAACAATTGCTAGTACTTCAGAGGCTACAAGTACAACAACTACTGCTACTAGAGAATCTTCCGACAACGACGAATTCGAAGAGGCTGATTACGCTTTGGACGAAGAAACAACTCCTCCTCCAGTTGAGGTAAGAAGTACTACGGAGTTTGAAGATATGGACGAAAGTACTACTGAAACGCAAACAGAACCTTCCACTAGTACTACTACAGCAACTACTACTACTACGACTACTACAACTACTGCTTCAATCTACGAGAAAAGTACTGCCAGTACCGAGGAATTTACGCTGTTCAGTACTGTTAAAGATAATTTCGAGTCGACTACCGAGCCGGTGACGGAAATAACGGCTACAAATTTGACCCCCGCCGACTCGACAACCACGGAAATGTCCCCTACCAGACCTCGTGGAAGAGGTACCAATCGCAGGACGCGCCCCCCGCGCACTCGAAGCTCCGCAAGTTACCGAAGACCAAATCCCAGACATAGGTTTAGTACCGAAGTGTTCACTTCAAAGCCGAGCAGGCGGAAAATCGCCATCGAAGAGGAAATCATCGAAGCTCTGACCACTCAACTGACCACCACAGAAAGCCTATCCGGGAAAGAAATCGATTCTACCTCAAAAATCCACACGACCACTACCGTAGAATACTCAGAAGACGTCCCAGCGACAGACGCCCCCCTTTTCAAAAGTGCCAACCCTACGCAAGCCGAATCGGCGAAGGAATCCCTCCACACCACCCCGCTCTCGATGGTGTACAAACTGCACGTCCGCAAAGAAAAGCTCAAGTCGTACATTTTCAACTGTTTCGGGAAGGCCATCAACAAGTTTTACTCGGACCCGAGAGACTGCAGGCTCTTCCACTACTGCACTTCGGGGTACACGAAGAACCAACTGTTGGATATGAAGTTCGTGTGCGACTTGGGCACTTACTTCGACGATAAAAAACTGATTTGTACAAAAGTTAAGCCCGAGAGGTGTTTGTAA